The nucleotide window GGCGGGGCACAGTCCCCGCTCGGCGGATTCCGACTTCGGCAACAAGCCCGTGCGGCGCTACGATCTTCATCGTTCATCGTTCATCGTTCATCGTTTCTGCCATGTCCGACTACGCCATTCGACTGAGTAAGCTGCCGCCGTATCTGTTCGCGGAGCTGGAGCGCAAGATCGCGGAGAAGACGCGGCAGGGCCGTGATGTGATCAATCTTGGCATCGGCGACCCGGATTTACCGCCGCCGGACATGTTCACGAAGTCGTTGCAGCGGCACGCGGCCGATCCCGACGCGCACTTATATTCGAGTTCGCGCGGCGATCCACACGTGCGTGGGGCCGTATCCCGGTATTTCAAGGGGCGGTTCGGTGTTGAACTCGATCCGGAGTCGCAGATTTGCGTGGTGTTGGGCGGGAAAGAGGGGCTGGCCTCGCTGGGGCGCGCGTATGTGAATCCGGGCGATATCGTGGCCGTGCCGTCGCCGGCCTATCCGGTGTACGCGCAGGGGATCACGACGCTGTGCGACGGACAGGTGCGTGTGATTTCGCTTCGTCCCGATCATGGTTTTCTGCCTGACTTGAGCGAAGCGGAAGGCGCGCGGATGCTGTTTTTGAACTATCCGAATAATCCGACGGGCGCGATTGCGTCGGATCTATTCTGGGAGCAGCTCGCGGATTTCTGTGATTCGCATCCGGAGACGGTGGTTTGCCACGATCATGCCTACAGCGAGATGACGTTTGGCGACTATGTCGCGCCGTCGCTGTTGGAGCAGACGCCGAATTGCGTGGAGTTGCACTCGCTGTCGAAGGTGTTTAACGCGACCGGATTTCGCATTGGCTTCGCGGTCGGACGGGCGGATATTATCCAGGGGCTGGTACGCGTGAAATCGCAGATTGACTCGGGCGCGCCGCTGCTGATCCAACGGGCGATGGCGGATGGGCTAAGTGAGTATCGCGGGCCGACGCCGCCGCCGGAGGTGCGGAAAATTCGCAATGTCTATGGCGAGCGCCGCGCCTATGCCGAGCAGGCCTTGAGCGAGTTGGGGCTGGACGTGACGCGGAGTCCGGCGACATTTTATGTCTGGGCGCGCGTGGGCGAGGACGAACTGCCGTTTGTGGAGCGCGCGCTGGAGCGTGACGTGGTCGTGAGTCCGGGGCGGGGCTTCGGCCCGGAAGGAATCGGCTACGTGCGGCTGGCACTGACGCAGCCGCTGGCGCGGATTCAGGAAGCGCTGGGGAGGTTGCGGAGGTGAAAGAGACCCGCCCCACTCCCCCCGTGAACGGGGGGGAGTCTGAAAAGAAGTCCCCCGTGAACGGGGGGAAGTCTGATGCGCGGAAGAAGTTATTCAGCGAGAAACCGGCGGGACGGCCGTTGATCTTCGGTCATCGCGGTTCGCCGCAGTGCGCGGCGGAGAACACCCCGGCGTCGTTTGCGGCAGCGTTCGAGCAGGGCGCGGATGGCGTGGAGCTGGACGTGCGGTTGACGCGCGACGATGTGCCGGTGATCTATCACGATGCGGCGCTGAAATGCGGCGACCTGCTGCGCGAGTTGAGCATGAAGGAGTTGCGGAGTTCGCGGTGCGCGGAATGCGTGTGGACGCTGGCCGCGGTGCTGGAACAGCTCGCGGGCCGTGGCTATCTCGACATTGAGCTGAAGGAAGCGGAATCGCCGGAGTTCGTGGTGCCGCTGGCGCGGGCCGCGCTGCCGGCGGACACGTATGTCTATTCGAGCTTTCAGCCCGGCGCGGTGGCACGCTGCCGCGAGCTGGCTCCGGAAGTCCCGGCGATTCTGATCGTGGAGTCGTTGCGTGATCCCGGCGCGGCGTTCGCCATCGCGGAACGCATCGATGCGTCAGGCATTGCACCGTGGCACGAGTTCATCACGCCGCTGGTCGCGGAGTATTTTCACGAGCGGGCGCTGCCGCTGTTCACGTTTACGGTGAACGATCCGGCGGCGGCGCGGCGCCTGGCGGAGTGGGGGCTGGTGGGAATTATCAGCGACGTACCGGGGGAGGTGCGGCAGGCGTTCGGGTAAGTCATCCGCTCTGATTCCGGCCGGGTTGCGCGGACTTAACCCGGCTCGGCGGAGGCAAAATGCACAAAGCCCCGGTCGTGCGACCGGGGCTTTGCTCAGGAGAACATCGAAGCGATTTACTACTTCAGCAGTACGAACTTCTTCGTGGCACTGAAGCCATTGACATCGAGCTTGTAGAGGTAGACGCCAGAAGCGAACGCACTACCGTCGAAGCTGACGACATGGTGGCCGGCACTCATGTTGGAGTTGGCCAGTGAGGCAATCTGCTGCCCAAGCAGGTTGTACACTTTCAGGCTGGCGAAGCCGTCCTGCAAGAGATCGAAGGCGATCTGCGTTTCCGGGTTGAACGGATTCGGGAAGTTCTGGAGCAACGCGTACTCGGTGACCACGCCGACGGTGGAATTTGGCGTCGCGGCGGTTTGATCCAGCACACCGCGGTTGCCATTGACATCGACGGCTACGAGTTCGTAGCTGTATTCGGTGCCGTTGACGACATCGGAGTCGGTCCACGAGTAGTGGCGTTCGGTGGTGCTGTTACCGGCTCCTTCGAGGGTCGTGACGGTATTACCGTTGCGGACGATTTCGAAGC belongs to candidate division KSB1 bacterium and includes:
- a CDS encoding glycerophosphodiester phosphodiesterase, coding for MKETRPTPPVNGGESEKKSPVNGGKSDARKKLFSEKPAGRPLIFGHRGSPQCAAENTPASFAAAFEQGADGVELDVRLTRDDVPVIYHDAALKCGDLLRELSMKELRSSRCAECVWTLAAVLEQLAGRGYLDIELKEAESPEFVVPLARAALPADTYVYSSFQPGAVARCRELAPEVPAILIVESLRDPGAAFAIAERIDASGIAPWHEFITPLVAEYFHERALPLFTFTVNDPAAARRLAEWGLVGIISDVPGEVRQAFG
- a CDS encoding aminotransferase class I/II-fold pyridoxal phosphate-dependent enzyme is translated as MSDYAIRLSKLPPYLFAELERKIAEKTRQGRDVINLGIGDPDLPPPDMFTKSLQRHAADPDAHLYSSSRGDPHVRGAVSRYFKGRFGVELDPESQICVVLGGKEGLASLGRAYVNPGDIVAVPSPAYPVYAQGITTLCDGQVRVISLRPDHGFLPDLSEAEGARMLFLNYPNNPTGAIASDLFWEQLADFCDSHPETVVCHDHAYSEMTFGDYVAPSLLEQTPNCVELHSLSKVFNATGFRIGFAVGRADIIQGLVRVKSQIDSGAPLLIQRAMADGLSEYRGPTPPPEVRKIRNVYGERRAYAEQALSELGLDVTRSPATFYVWARVGEDELPFVERALERDVVVSPGRGFGPEGIGYVRLALTQPLARIQEALGRLRR